Proteins from a single region of Hydra vulgaris chromosome 12, alternate assembly HydraT2T_AEP:
- the LOC136088366 gene encoding receptor-type tyrosine-protein phosphatase S-like has translation MLERLKYDSMIDIYGYMNMMRSQRNFMVQTDEQYMFVYDVLVEAIECGVTELTSRTFSAEFKQLTALLVNGRETLVKTQFKSFTAMAEDGEHDSSSMTAAFANKHKKLQPSRSHEGSDYMNGSYIDGYYRPNQCIATQGPTEKSDFWRMIMNCTILVMLTNLDDKDGNEQCYQYWPTSKTINHHLYVIDTINESRFANFIFREFKVSDIKNDVNRNIRQYHYLNWPVGRVPDSCEGLIEFIGHVQKAWEKVSPSSPVVFHSSLGARRTGVFITLSIALESLRNEDKVVVYQIVKSLRYQRPYMVQTLKQYEFCYKVAFDFLKNLDLVA, from the exons ATGCTAGAACGCCTAAAGTATGACAGTATGATTGATATTTATGGTTATATGAACATGATGCGTTCACAAAGAAATTTTATGGTTCAGACTGATGAGCAATACATGTTTGTGTATGATGTACTAGTTGAAGCTATTGAATGTGGAGTTACAGAGTTGACATCTCGAACATTTTCTGCTGAGTTCAAACAGTTGACTGCATTGTTAGTTAATGGCAGAGAAACCTTagttaaaactcaatttaaaagttttacagcAATGGCAGAAGATGGTGAACATGACTCCTCTTCAATGACAGCAGCCTTTgctaataaacataaaaaa CTACAGCCATCAAGAAGTCATGAGGGGAGTGATTATATGAATGGCTCTTATATTGATGGGTATTACCGTCCTAACCAGTGTATTGCAACTCAAGGGCCAACTGAAAAATCAGATTTTTGGCGCATGATTATGAATTGTACTATTCTAGTCATGCTTACAAACCTTGATGATAAAGATGGGAAT gaaCAATGTTACCAGTACTGGCCAACTTCCAAAACCATAAATCACCATTTATATGTAATTGATACAATCAATGAAAGTCGGTttgcaaatttcatttttagagaGTTTAAAGTGTCTGATATCAAg AATGATGTTAATCGTAACATACGACAGTATCACTATTTAAATTGGCCTGTTGGGCGAGTACCAGACTCATGTGAAGGCCTAATTGAATTTATTGGCCATGTGCAAAAAGCTTGGGAAAAAGTCAGTCCTTCATCTCCAGTTGTTTTCCACAGCAG CCTTGGTGCTCGTCGAACCGGGGTGTTCATAACGCTTAGTATCGCCCTGGAGAGCTTGAGAAACGAAGACAAAGTAGTTGTATATCAAATTGTAAAATCTCTTCGTTACCAACGACCATATATGGTGCAAACCCTTAAACAGTACGAATTTTGTTACAAAGTAGCGTTTGACTTTCTTAAAAACTTAGATTTGGTAGCATGA